Proteins encoded in a region of the Flavobacterium sp. MDT1-60 genome:
- a CDS encoding potassium channel family protein codes for MTNYQESIPSKLSLLNLLVLILSIYVLAALVIDSVYILPTETSNLLSYIDKVICLFFFIEFCIRLKDAENKLKFMHWGWIDLISCIPMINALRAGRLLRLIRLIRIVRAFKTTKNIVDHVFANKAKGAFTSISIIAILLIIFSAIGILQVENAPNSNIKTAEDAIWWAYVTITTVGYGDKFPVTTEGRIIAAVLMTAGVGLFGTFTAYIASWFVAENKN; via the coding sequence ATGACAAATTACCAAGAATCTATTCCCAGTAAACTTAGTTTATTAAATCTATTAGTTTTAATCCTATCAATTTATGTACTTGCTGCATTAGTAATTGATTCTGTTTATATTCTTCCAACAGAAACTTCCAATCTTCTTAGCTATATTGATAAAGTTATTTGTTTATTCTTTTTTATTGAGTTTTGCATTCGTCTTAAAGATGCGGAAAACAAATTAAAATTTATGCATTGGGGATGGATTGACTTAATTTCTTGTATCCCCATGATTAATGCTCTGCGAGCTGGGCGTTTATTAAGACTTATTAGATTAATAAGAATCGTTAGAGCCTTTAAAACAACTAAAAATATTGTTGACCATGTTTTCGCAAACAAAGCAAAAGGCGCGTTCACTTCAATTTCAATAATAGCAATTTTACTAATAATTTTCTCGGCAATTGGAATTCTTCAAGTTGAAAACGCCCCAAATAGCAACATAAAAACTGCTGAAGATGCAATTTGGTGGGCTTATGTAACAATCACTACTGTCGGTTATGGAGATAAATTCCCAGTCACTACTGAGGGAAGAATTATCGCTGCTGTTCTAATGACTGCCGGCGTTGGATTATTTGGGACATTTACAGCCTACATTGCTTCTTGGTTTGTAGCAGAAAATAAAAACTAA
- a CDS encoding HAMP domain-containing sensor histidine kinase — protein sequence MPKFHFFKKLRFANVFILLLIVFASCALLICINFFTIKTLSANRAYINGESHYSKGQKDASRHLITYLYTKDPNQWKLYLEELKVPQGDGIARITLLKAGDNEVARKALLVGRNHEEDLDDLIWLFENFKEVPFLAKAIHEWEQGDKLIFQLFIIGQQINAKIKKDILTPDNREQFLKDISAISDKLTINERNFSNTLGEGTRKIKSLLIITNIFFTLVIVCSVCLYYSIMVKRLIVSKKEIEAKNENLTLVNHELDRFVYSASHDLRSPITSLKGLIEITQLEDDPNQIKRYLNLMHQSLAKQDRFINDIIDYSKNKRKEVVMEAVSLQELFDEAISQLMHIENANQITFTKELLVDKIQSDNLRLKIIISNLISNAIKYADSNKQEMQISIKTYFIDGFNKIEVADNGIGIRDEYKDNIFQMYFGTNKNKGSGLGLYIVKEAVENIKGNISVSSQSNIGSKFIVTIPYAYAS from the coding sequence ATGCCTAAGTTCCATTTTTTTAAGAAATTACGCTTCGCGAATGTTTTCATTCTTTTATTGATAGTATTTGCGTCCTGTGCTCTATTAATATGCATCAATTTTTTCACGATCAAAACCTTATCTGCAAACAGAGCTTACATAAATGGTGAATCGCATTATTCTAAAGGTCAAAAAGACGCTTCAAGACATCTGATAACTTATCTCTATACCAAAGACCCAAATCAGTGGAAATTATATTTAGAAGAATTAAAAGTTCCGCAGGGAGATGGAATCGCAAGAATAACACTTTTAAAAGCAGGAGACAATGAAGTAGCCAGAAAGGCATTGCTTGTTGGACGAAATCACGAAGAGGATTTAGATGATCTTATTTGGCTTTTTGAAAATTTTAAAGAAGTTCCCTTTTTAGCAAAAGCCATTCATGAATGGGAACAAGGTGACAAATTAATTTTTCAATTGTTTATTATCGGACAACAAATTAATGCCAAAATCAAAAAGGATATATTGACACCTGATAATCGCGAACAATTCTTAAAAGACATAAGTGCAATTAGCGATAAACTGACTATTAATGAACGTAATTTTTCGAATACATTAGGCGAAGGAACACGCAAAATAAAAAGCTTACTTATAATAACGAATATCTTTTTCACCCTGGTCATTGTTTGTAGTGTTTGCTTGTATTATTCCATAATGGTAAAACGCCTTATTGTTTCTAAAAAAGAAATCGAGGCTAAAAATGAAAATTTAACACTTGTTAATCATGAACTTGATCGCTTTGTTTATAGTGCATCGCATGATTTACGATCTCCTATTACTTCATTAAAAGGACTTATAGAAATAACACAACTGGAAGATGATCCAAATCAGATCAAAAGGTATCTGAATTTAATGCATCAAAGCCTCGCTAAACAAGATCGCTTTATTAACGACATTATAGATTATTCTAAAAATAAACGGAAAGAAGTAGTTATGGAAGCTGTAAGCCTACAGGAATTATTTGACGAGGCTATTTCACAGCTTATGCATATTGAAAATGCAAACCAAATTACATTCACCAAAGAATTATTAGTAGATAAAATCCAGAGTGATAACTTACGATTAAAAATTATCATTTCTAATTTAATCTCAAATGCTATAAAATATGCTGACAGTAATAAACAAGAAATGCAGATTTCAATTAAAACTTATTTCATAGATGGTTTTAATAAAATTGAAGTGGCTGATAACGGAATTGGCATCCGTGACGAATACAAAGACAATATCTTTCAAATGTATTTTGGAACAAACAAAAACAAAGGATCAGGATTAGGCCTTTATATAGTCAAAGAGGCAGTAGAAAACATTAAAGGGAACATCTCAGTAAGCTCACAAAGTAATATTGGAAGTAAATTCATAGTAACAATCCCATACGCGTATGCCAGTTAA
- a CDS encoding response regulator: MPVKNVYLLIEDNLIDQLVIKQLLKKVLYIDEVHITNNGKEGIEWLQANGKLYPSIIIILDVQMPVMNGFEFLNAYAKLDSELKKGNQIYVLSSTLDCDEIKEISESIYVTDFLGKPFPIEEFRNKIYLNA; this comes from the coding sequence ATGCCAGTTAAAAATGTATACCTATTAATTGAAGATAATCTTATCGACCAGCTTGTCATCAAACAATTACTTAAAAAAGTACTTTACATAGACGAAGTACATATAACCAATAATGGCAAAGAAGGCATTGAGTGGCTTCAGGCTAATGGCAAACTTTACCCATCAATTATTATTATTCTCGATGTACAAATGCCTGTTATGAATGGTTTTGAATTTTTGAATGCTTACGCCAAACTAGATAGCGAACTAAAGAAAGGCAATCAAATCTATGTACTTTCCTCGACGTTAGATTGTGATGAAATTAAAGAAATTAGCGAAAGTATCTATGTTACCGATTTTCTGGGCAAACCTTTCCCTATTGAAGAATTTAGAAATAAAATTTATTTGAATGCCTAA
- a CDS encoding peptidoglycan endopeptidase has protein sequence MVFRLIIVLFFFSVGAFSQEKYTKHKISKGENLTVIAKKYGVKAKDISEANPNAPKILKLNSILLIPNNNQTSEIKLQETVTNTTPGLHEVQAKETLWGISKKYNVSVDDLKKTNPSLETEGLKIGQQINIPSNSVAVSEKPIDDLKIVTDVEVVVEVQPKETKYAIAKRYGLTVLELEKQNPFIKGKLPVGYVLKIRTSKEKADAAQALQPINTAVKDSLSIPNQNVQIAENSEIKKDSSTIIRVSNHSDLITQLVMNATENIGVRYRSGGTTKAGFDCSGLMICTFSNFDIKLPRSSIEQSRIGVKINSDEAQKGDLIFFRTNGRRQINHVGMVIEAVDGEIKFVHSSTHGGVMISSTKEPYYERAFSQVNRVLEKI, from the coding sequence ATGGTTTTTAGATTAATAATAGTATTGTTTTTTTTTAGTGTTGGTGCTTTTTCTCAGGAAAAATATACCAAACATAAAATCTCAAAAGGAGAAAATCTAACTGTAATTGCTAAGAAGTATGGAGTTAAAGCCAAAGATATTTCAGAAGCAAATCCAAATGCTCCTAAAATTTTAAAATTAAATTCAATTTTATTAATACCGAATAACAACCAAACTTCTGAAATTAAACTTCAAGAAACTGTTACAAATACGACTCCGGGTTTACATGAAGTTCAGGCCAAAGAAACACTTTGGGGAATATCAAAAAAATACAATGTCTCAGTTGACGATTTAAAAAAGACAAATCCATCATTAGAAACAGAAGGATTGAAAATTGGACAACAAATTAACATTCCTTCTAATTCAGTAGCAGTCTCAGAAAAACCAATTGACGATCTTAAGATTGTAACCGATGTTGAAGTTGTAGTTGAGGTTCAGCCCAAAGAAACAAAATATGCCATTGCAAAAAGATACGGATTAACGGTTCTCGAATTAGAGAAACAAAATCCATTTATTAAAGGGAAATTACCCGTTGGATATGTTTTAAAGATTCGTACTTCAAAAGAAAAGGCAGATGCTGCTCAGGCATTGCAACCAATAAATACTGCAGTAAAAGATTCTTTGTCAATCCCTAATCAAAATGTTCAGATCGCCGAGAATTCGGAAATCAAAAAAGATTCGTCAACAATCATAAGGGTTAGTAATCATTCAGATTTAATTACTCAGCTCGTAATGAATGCTACCGAAAATATTGGGGTCAGATATCGGTCTGGCGGAACTACAAAAGCTGGTTTTGATTGCTCTGGTTTAATGATTTGTACTTTTAGTAATTTTGATATTAAACTGCCAAGAAGTTCTATCGAACAATCGCGAATTGGTGTGAAAATTAATTCAGATGAGGCGCAAAAAGGTGATCTAATCTTTTTTAGAACAAACGGAAGACGACAAATTAATCACGTTGGAATGGTGATTGAAGCGGTAGATGGAGAAATTAAATTTGTTCACTCTTCAACTCATGGTGGTGTTATGATTTCCTCAACTAAAGAGCCATACTATGAAAGAGCTTTTTCACAAGTAAACCGCGTTTTAGAAAAGATTTAG
- a CDS encoding carboxypeptidase-like regulatory domain-containing protein encodes MKKLLLLLFFLPLLSFAQNIKGEVISEKTNLPIDDVNIAAINFNTFTLTNENGEFTLKLPSNFKEKDTIEFSHIGLTTLKISLEDLKKTNYKVSLQEEIENLSELTITANSWLKLKSKLAFTKLSPLKHPISSFGSCINDGKIYIVGGSDSYESNALEALKAKNINSEDPRFVQKYLDEIASQSSYSSISYQGSFLIYDIKKDSWETSEAKFKRRAFNNLNYYDNKLYVLGGKRVSKTGKYQYLENEIEVFDLNKQSITIDKTYPHQASNAASFTHKNNIIVLGGSIKSTEKGEKEFTNKVHFYNITSGYWYELTNMPIAMETSGTIVDNKIYLIGGNNGKLLTAIESLDLTTEKWQTEGELFSGFDHPAVTSNNDIIYFFENRKICVYDTKSKQLKEYLVELDVKSSAMYYFDNKLYIAGGTTFINYATVPSANIYSIDIDEFETTKPNRIKVLSQGLNLAKNN; translated from the coding sequence GTGAAAAAATTACTTCTATTACTTTTTTTTCTTCCCTTACTGTCGTTTGCACAAAACATTAAAGGCGAAGTCATTTCTGAAAAAACCAACCTCCCAATAGACGATGTTAATATAGCGGCAATCAATTTTAACACATTTACATTAACAAATGAAAACGGGGAGTTTACCTTAAAATTGCCTTCAAATTTTAAAGAAAAAGATACTATTGAATTTTCTCATATTGGGCTTACAACTTTAAAAATTAGCTTAGAAGATTTAAAGAAAACAAATTATAAAGTTTCACTTCAAGAAGAAATCGAAAATTTATCAGAGTTAACAATTACAGCTAATTCTTGGTTAAAACTAAAATCAAAACTTGCTTTTACTAAATTATCTCCTTTAAAACATCCAATTTCCTCTTTTGGATCCTGTATTAATGATGGTAAAATTTATATTGTAGGAGGCAGTGACAGCTATGAATCGAATGCTTTAGAAGCCTTAAAAGCAAAAAATATAAACTCAGAAGACCCCAGATTTGTACAAAAATACCTGGACGAGATTGCATCTCAATCTTCATATTCTTCAATTTCATACCAAGGCTCTTTTTTAATTTATGATATTAAAAAAGATTCATGGGAAACTTCTGAAGCGAAATTCAAAAGAAGAGCTTTTAACAACCTTAATTATTACGACAATAAACTTTATGTTCTAGGCGGCAAAAGAGTTTCTAAAACTGGAAAGTATCAGTATTTGGAAAACGAAATTGAAGTATTTGATCTGAATAAACAAAGTATTACAATTGACAAAACTTACCCCCACCAAGCTTCGAATGCAGCTTCTTTTACTCATAAAAATAATATTATTGTTCTGGGAGGTTCTATAAAATCAACAGAAAAAGGGGAAAAAGAATTTACAAATAAAGTGCATTTTTATAATATAACATCTGGTTATTGGTATGAACTGACAAACATGCCAATTGCAATGGAAACTTCAGGAACGATAGTCGACAATAAAATTTATTTAATTGGAGGAAACAATGGTAAGCTTCTGACAGCTATTGAAAGTTTAGATTTAACAACTGAAAAATGGCAAACTGAGGGAGAATTGTTTTCCGGTTTTGACCATCCAGCTGTAACGTCCAATAATGATATCATCTATTTCTTTGAAAACAGAAAAATATGTGTTTACGACACTAAATCAAAACAGCTCAAAGAATATTTAGTCGAACTAGATGTAAAATCTTCAGCTATGTATTATTTTGACAATAAATTATATATTGCAGGAGGAACTACTTTTATAAATTACGCCACAGTTCCTTCAGCGAATATCTACAGCATTGATATTGATGAATTTGAGACCACAAAACCAAATCGAATAAAAGTTTTATCACAAGGATTAAATTTAGCTAAAAATAATTAA
- a CDS encoding aconitate hydratase, whose protein sequence is MAFDIEMIKKVYENMPGRVDKAREIVGRPLTLTEKILYNHLWDGNPTKAFGRGVDYVDFAPDRVACQDATAQMALLQFMHAGKKTVAVPTTVHCDHLIQAKVDAATDLARAKTQSNEVFDFLSSVSNKYGIGFWKPGAGIIHQVVLENYAFPGGMMIGTDSHTVNAGGLGMVAIGVGGADAVDVMSGMAWELKFPKLIGVKLTGKLSGWTAPKDVILKVAGILTVKGGTGAIVEYFGEGATSMSCTGKGTICNMGAEIGATTSTFGYDDSMSRYLRSTNRTDVADAADKVASYLTGDPEVYANPEQYFDQVIEINLSELEPHLNGPFTPDLATPISKMKEEAIKNNWPLQIQVGLIGSCTNSSYEDISRAASLARQVSAKNLKTKSQFTITPGSEVVRYTIERDGFIDTFEKIGATVFANACGPCIGMWDRDGAEKEERNTIVHSFNRNFSKRADGNPNTLAFVGSPELVTAMAIAGDLGFNPLTDTLINEDGEEVRLEAPTGDELPPKGFDVKDPGFQVPAEDGSGVQVVVSPTSERLQLLAPFDAWDGKNIIGAKLLIKAFGKCTTDHISMAGPWLRFRGHLDNISNNMLIGAVNAFNQKTNSVKNQLTGDYDAVPAVARAYKAAGVPSIVVGDHNYGEGSSREHAAMEPRFLGVKAVLVKSFARIHETNLKKQGLLGLTFAKEADYDKIQENDTINFTDLTEFAPGKPLTLEFLHADGTKDIILANHTYNAGQIGWFVAGSALNLIAAGKA, encoded by the coding sequence ATGGCTTTTGATATTGAAATGATTAAAAAAGTGTATGAGAACATGCCAGGCCGTGTTGACAAAGCACGCGAGATTGTTGGTCGTCCACTTACTTTAACGGAGAAAATTTTGTACAATCACCTTTGGGACGGAAATCCAACGAAGGCGTTTGGAAGAGGAGTTGATTATGTTGATTTTGCACCGGATCGTGTAGCGTGTCAGGATGCAACTGCTCAAATGGCATTATTACAATTTATGCACGCTGGAAAGAAAACAGTTGCCGTTCCTACAACAGTTCACTGTGATCACCTGATTCAGGCAAAAGTAGATGCTGCAACCGATTTGGCTAGAGCAAAAACACAAAGTAATGAAGTTTTCGATTTCTTATCGTCTGTTTCTAATAAATACGGAATTGGTTTCTGGAAACCCGGAGCTGGAATTATTCATCAGGTAGTACTTGAAAATTATGCGTTCCCGGGTGGAATGATGATTGGTACCGATTCGCACACTGTAAATGCAGGTGGGTTAGGAATGGTGGCTATTGGTGTTGGTGGGGCTGATGCTGTAGATGTTATGTCAGGCATGGCTTGGGAATTAAAATTTCCTAAATTAATTGGAGTAAAATTAACTGGTAAACTATCAGGATGGACCGCTCCTAAGGATGTTATTCTTAAAGTTGCCGGTATTCTTACTGTAAAAGGTGGTACTGGTGCTATCGTTGAATATTTTGGTGAAGGTGCAACTTCTATGTCTTGCACTGGTAAAGGTACTATTTGTAACATGGGTGCTGAAATTGGGGCTACAACTTCAACTTTTGGTTATGATGATTCTATGAGTCGTTACCTGCGTTCTACAAATAGAACGGATGTTGCTGATGCTGCAGACAAAGTAGCGTCTTACTTAACTGGAGATCCTGAAGTTTATGCTAATCCGGAACAATATTTTGATCAGGTTATCGAAATCAATTTATCTGAATTAGAGCCACACTTAAACGGACCTTTTACACCAGATTTAGCTACTCCAATTTCTAAAATGAAAGAAGAAGCAATCAAAAATAACTGGCCTTTACAAATTCAGGTAGGTTTAATAGGTTCTTGTACTAACTCTTCTTATGAAGATATTTCTCGTGCAGCTTCTTTAGCCAGACAAGTAAGTGCTAAAAACTTAAAAACTAAATCTCAGTTTACAATTACTCCGGGTTCAGAGGTTGTTCGTTATACAATTGAAAGAGATGGTTTTATCGATACTTTCGAAAAAATTGGTGCTACTGTTTTTGCTAATGCTTGTGGACCATGTATTGGTATGTGGGACAGAGATGGAGCAGAGAAAGAAGAAAGAAACACCATTGTTCACTCTTTCAACCGTAACTTCTCAAAACGTGCAGATGGTAACCCAAATACTTTAGCCTTCGTAGGTTCTCCGGAATTGGTAACTGCTATGGCAATTGCAGGTGATTTAGGGTTCAATCCATTAACAGATACTTTAATCAACGAAGATGGAGAAGAAGTAAGGCTTGAGGCTCCAACAGGAGACGAATTGCCTCCAAAAGGATTTGATGTTAAAGATCCGGGCTTCCAGGTTCCGGCTGAAGATGGATCAGGAGTTCAGGTTGTTGTAAGCCCAACATCGGAGCGTTTGCAATTATTAGCTCCATTTGATGCCTGGGATGGTAAAAACATTATTGGTGCAAAATTGTTAATTAAAGCATTCGGAAAATGTACGACGGACCACATTTCTATGGCAGGACCATGGTTACGTTTCCGTGGACATTTAGACAATATTTCTAATAATATGTTGATTGGTGCTGTAAATGCATTCAACCAAAAAACAAACTCTGTTAAAAATCAATTAACTGGAGATTACGATGCAGTTCCTGCTGTAGCCCGTGCATATAAAGCGGCTGGAGTTCCGTCTATAGTTGTGGGAGATCACAACTATGGTGAAGGTTCTTCTCGTGAGCATGCTGCTATGGAACCTCGTTTCTTAGGGGTTAAAGCGGTATTAGTGAAATCTTTTGCACGTATCCATGAAACAAACCTTAAAAAACAAGGTCTTTTAGGCTTAACTTTTGCAAAGGAAGCTGATTACGATAAAATTCAGGAGAATGATACTATTAACTTTACTGATTTAACTGAGTTCGCTCCGGGAAAACCATTAACATTAGAGTTTCTTCATGCGGATGGTACAAAAGATATTATCCTGGCAAATCATACTTACAACGCTGGTCAAATTGGCTGGTTCGTTGCCGGTTCTGCATTAAACTTAATTGCTGCCGGAAAAGCTTAA